The window GCGAGGCTGAAGAGGGCATGGGTCGGCTGGTCGAACACCCAGCGACCGGTCAGCGGCACGTCCCACTCCTCGACGTCCATTACGACCTGGTCGTCGATCGCGAGGATGATCCGGCCAGGCTGCTTCTCGACGGTGTAGATGTGGAAATCGTCGGCCAGCGGCGCAGGCATGTCCACGCCTTCGTTGATGGCCCAGTGCTCGGTCCACCCGATCGGCCCGTGCAGGTGATGCCGGCTGCGGGACGTGTCGTTGGGCGTCTCGATGATGTCGATCTCGCCCGCGTTCGGCCAACCGACCCGGTCGATGTCATCGCCGAGCAGCCAGAATGCCGGCAGCAGTCCCTGGCCCTCGGGCAGCTTCACCCGTGCCGAAAGCTGACCGAACTCGAACGACCACTTGTTGTGGGTCGTGATGCGGCCGGAGGTGGGGGTGCCCCCGTCTGCCGGCACGGTCGCGGTGATGACCAGGTTGCCCTCGCCGTCCAGCGCGACGGCGTCCTCGGTGTACTCCTGCAGCTCGTTGTTGCCCCAGCCGCCGCCACCG is drawn from Microbacterium sp. zg-B96 and contains these coding sequences:
- a CDS encoding glycoside hydrolase family 16 protein produces the protein MTTTAPPPTEATPPRRKRRRRWLTLGIPAGILVILLAVGGVWWFTGFSFLMPRYDDKQALFDDFDGTAGAKPNPAFWSIQTGGGGWGNNELQEYTEDAVALDGEGNLVITATVPADGGTPTSGRITTHNKWSFEFGQLSARVKLPEGQGLLPAFWLLGDDIDRVGWPNAGEIDIIETPNDTSRSRHHLHGPIGWTEHWAINEGVDMPAPLADDFHIYTVEKQPGRIILAIDDQVVMDVEEWDVPLTGRWVFDQPTHALFSLAVGGNWPGDPDATTPEVNEMVIDWLAYTPADQTESIVP